A window of Magnetococcales bacterium genomic DNA:
ACCCGCCGCCCCCGGGTGGCCTGGAGGGTGCGTTCCATTTTGACTTTGCGTTCGTACAGGATGGCTCGCAACAGATAGATGACAGACTTGTACCAGTCTCTCTGGTTGGCCAGGCTGGGGTCTTTTCCCACCATGTGGACCATGAAGTGCAGGATATTTTTTTTCAGGGTTTCCACGTTCCAGGGGGCTTGGTCCTGGCAATCGAGGACCAGGCACAGGTCTTTATGCAGATCTTCCATGCTCTCTCCAGGTCGTTGGGCGTCATTTACCGACAGGGTTTTGGCCTGTGATCCGACATTCGTTCATGGCACGCGATGGCACGCTGGCATGATTTCGATCCATGTCTTGATCAGGCATCTCAGACAGATTGCCAACTCGCAACGTCGGTCCATGACACGGACGATGGCAAATATACGGGTGTCATTCTCGCACAAACTTCCCCGCCTTGGTAGGTATCCTCTACCATCTTTCTTGATTTTGGATCAAGCCACCACCAGCATGGGCAGGGCATTGCCAAACCACAGATCAGGGGCAGCCTGAATAAAACCAGGGAGACGACACCATGAAATTCATCGATCCGCGCATCGACTATGCATTCAAGAAAATTTTTGGCAGCGAAGATGCCAAGGATGTCCTGATCAGTTTTCTGGAGAGCCTGCTGGGTCTGGATGGGGACCGGCGTATTGTGGAGTTGGTCATTCTGGACCCGTTTCTGGCCCCGAAAATCAAGGGACTCAAATCTTCGATCCTG
This region includes:
- a CDS encoding PD-(D/E)XK nuclease family transposase, producing the protein MKFIDPRIDYAFKKIFGSEDAKDVLISFLESLLGLDGDRRIVELVILDPFLAPKIKGLKSSIL